One part of the Amphiura filiformis chromosome 5, Afil_fr2py, whole genome shotgun sequence genome encodes these proteins:
- the LOC140153307 gene encoding uncharacterized protein, whose product MAKIEYTKKAMSKKYMDNARKDYETTITRIHDDMPQTSVKLFVNYGLFLLRYDTNKHGKEAMNRLKQGIKIAVTKCTVTNGDNVARFQGNVEWECKRAITTFEKYNLDQLKKDGEDSIALKSLGWLVHFVGDMEKVALRSRKSALEYYDKALKTCQEHDEERKHEILQGLIDCHLKRGQEPDFNMAEVYVGKLREINTEEGRIKTADWKLAEGRALVNKQLQHRARSLFLAAVDVGSFEACLTLGASLDPSVAGPYPVPADWGWDKVSNWRFRKDCARIIHCLEDPDGVLSRTRTIAGLSRHDDTEDKKHIDRAAKEDTIKMVNIAMKLEDKHFRGTRSTHFDLERSLLNKSPVENDVIDQCKRVITSARNMLDHAVMKFGEKHYSVTPEGTKKGAWKYPYINQGHSQPSVEAELHHRLENKSKWKDFKTKFPNLHLFLVKVQPATNPATYKWVSAMANLTNVDKHKEFVERLDPELEIGKHPDGTKITEKFNLVKLARSASEGVEEIVNEFYKYV is encoded by the exons ATGGCCAAGATAGAATACACGAAAAAAGCAATGAGTAAAAAGTACATGGATAACGCGAGAAAAGACTACGAGACGACAATAACCCGGATTCACGATGATATGCCTCAAACCAGTGTGAAACTTTTTGTCAATTATGGTCTATTTCTGCTCAGATATGATACAAATAAACATGGCAAAGAGGCGATGAATCGTCTTAAGCAAGGGATTAAAATAGCCGTTACAAAATGTACTGTGACGAATGGCGACAATGTAGCTCGCTTTCAGGGGAACGTAGAGTGGGAGTGCAAAAGGGCAATAACAACCTTCGAAAAATACAACTTGGATCAGCTGAAAAAGGATGGGGAAGATTCGATTGCTCTGAAGAGCCTTGGGTGGCTGGTTCACTTTGTGGGTGATATGGAGAAAGTAGCATTACGCTCACGAAAATCAGCCCTGGAGTACTATGACAAAGCATTAAAGACTTGCCAAGAACATGATGAAGAAAGGAAACATGAAATCCTTCAAGGATTGATTGATTGTCATCTGAAGCGCGGACAAGAACCCGACTTCAACATGGCAGAAGTCTACGTCGGAAAACTACGCGAAATAAACACCGAAGAAGGGCGGATTAAAACAGCTGATTGGAAGCTTGCCGAAGGTCGGGCTTTGGTAAATAAGCAGCTTCAGCATCGCGCTAGGTCTCTATTCTTAGCGGCAGTAGATGTTGGGAGTTTCGAAGCATGTCTAACTCTGGGAGCTTCATTGGACCCGTCAGTGGCAGGTCCCTACCCTGTTCCGGCAGACTGGGGATGGGACAAAGTTTCAAATTGGCGATTTCGTAAAGACTGCGCCAGGATAATTCATTGCCTAGAGGATCCCGATGGTGTTTTGTCCAGGACACGTACAATTGCGGGGTTGTCTCGTCACGATGACACAGAGGACAAGAAGCATATAGACCGTGCTGCTAAAGAAGATACAATCAAGATGGTAAACATTGCCATGAAATTAGAGGATAAACACTTTAGAGGAACAAGGTCGACTCATTTTGACCTTGAAAGGTCGTTGCTGAACAAGTCACCTGTTGAGAATGACGTCATCGACCAATGCAAAAGAGTTATTACATCTGCCAGGAATATGTTGGATCACGCAGTTATGAAATTTGGAGAGAAACACTACTCAGTCACACCGGAAGGTACCAAGAAAGGGGCTTGGAAGTATCCGTATATCAACCAAGGGCACTCACAACCATCTGTCGAAGCAGAGCTTCACCACAGACTGGAAAACAAAAGCAAATGGAAGGACTTCAAGACAAAATTCCCAAATTTGCACCTCTTCCTAGTTAAG GTGCAGCCGGCAACTAACCCAGCAACGTACAAGTGGGTGTCAGCTATGGCAAATTTGACCAATGTGGATAAGCACAAAGAGTTTGTGGAACGACTAGACCCGGAATTGGAAATAGGCAAACATCCTGACGGCACTAAGATCACCGAGAAATTCAATTTGGTAAAATTAGCGCGAAGTGCAAGCGAAGGCGTTGAAGAAATTGTCAACGAGTTTTATAAATATGTGTAA